The following are from one region of the Hymenobacter radiodurans genome:
- the dprA gene encoding DNA-processing protein DprA, whose product MSADDTLLYEVALTLFPGIGPQLTRQLMSYGGSAKNVLHLPPGKLRKIPGVGNTTVATLTGGERAKALQQAETSLRRAEKDGVQLLFYTSKRYPTRLKQIPDAPALLYYQGTADLNHPKTVALVGTRKATDYGREQTERIVQGLVTHNPLVVSGLAYGIDITAHRAALQEGLETIGVMATGLDIIYPAAHRKTAEKMLTQGGLLTEFPFGTPPDRYNFPARNRIIAGLSDGTVVVEAARKGGALITAEIALSYNRDVLAVPGNLGTDTSEGCNHLIKSNKAAMYAEPRDLEEVLNWDAALHQTGKKRPLAAYDSDDFSPEEFQLIQVLASQEELLDNLSWKAQLPVNQAASLLLGLEFRGVVKALPGKRFSLV is encoded by the coding sequence ATGTCCGCCGACGATACGTTACTCTACGAAGTTGCGCTTACCCTTTTCCCTGGTATTGGCCCCCAGCTCACCCGCCAGCTGATGAGCTACGGCGGCTCGGCCAAAAACGTCCTGCATTTGCCCCCCGGCAAGCTCCGTAAGATTCCGGGCGTGGGTAACACGACGGTGGCTACCCTAACCGGCGGGGAGCGGGCCAAAGCCTTACAGCAAGCCGAAACGTCCCTGCGACGGGCCGAAAAAGATGGCGTGCAGTTGCTGTTTTATACTAGCAAACGCTACCCCACCCGCCTCAAGCAAATTCCGGACGCGCCGGCCCTGCTCTACTACCAAGGCACCGCCGACCTCAATCATCCCAAGACTGTGGCCTTAGTGGGCACCCGCAAAGCCACGGATTACGGCCGCGAGCAAACGGAGCGCATTGTGCAGGGTTTAGTAACGCACAACCCGCTCGTTGTAAGCGGCCTAGCGTATGGGATCGACATTACAGCTCATCGTGCCGCTTTGCAAGAAGGACTGGAAACCATTGGCGTAATGGCTACGGGCTTGGATATTATTTACCCCGCCGCGCACCGTAAAACGGCCGAGAAAATGCTTACCCAGGGCGGCCTACTCACTGAGTTTCCCTTCGGCACCCCACCCGACCGCTACAATTTCCCGGCCCGCAACCGCATCATTGCAGGTCTGTCTGATGGTACCGTAGTCGTGGAAGCGGCCCGCAAAGGTGGCGCCCTTATCACGGCCGAAATTGCGCTCAGCTATAATCGCGACGTGCTGGCCGTACCCGGTAACCTAGGCACCGATACTTCCGAAGGTTGCAATCATCTGATTAAAAGCAATAAAGCCGCGATGTACGCCGAGCCTCGCGATTTGGAGGAAGTGCTAAATTGGGATGCAGCCCTGCACCAAACCGGCAAAAAACGCCCCCTAGCGGCCTACGACTCGGATGATTTTTCCCCGGAAGAGTTTCAATTAATTCAGGTGTTGGCTTCGCAGGAAGAATTATTGGATAATTTAAGCTGGAAAGCACAGTTGCCCGTTAATCAGGCAGCCAGCTTATTGCTGGGGCTGGAGTTTCGGGGCGTGGTGAAGGCCCTGCCCGGCAAGCGCTTTTCGCTGGTATAA
- the alaS gene encoding alanine--tRNA ligase, which yields MSLPSAHHVRQQFLDFFASKGHHIVPSAPIVVKDDPTLLFINSGMAPFKDYFLGNKPAPFKRIADTQKCLRVSGKHNDLEEVGYDTYHHTMFEMLGNWSFGDYFKKDAIAWAWELLTEVYKLPKDRLYVTYFEGDQGDGLGADTETQELWRQYVAEERIMPGNKKDNFWEMGDTGPCGPCTEIHIDLRDEAEVAQKSGRGLVNNDHPQVVEIWNNVFMEFQRLADKSLVKLPAQHVDTGMGFERLMMAVSGVKSNYDTDVFQPLIQFIASEVGLEYHGTAPATVNDQPTTENEKTDIAIRVIADHIRTISFTIADGQLPSNVKAGYVIRRILRRAVRYAFSSLNQKQPFLYKLVPVLADQMRGIFPELKQQQQFVQRVIEEEEIAFLKTLENGLRRLDALEATAKANGNRIDGATAFELSDTFGFPLDLTALIAREKGLTVDEEGFKKELEAQKSRSRNAQEAEQSDWTIVTESEEQPAFVGYDLQEAPARILRYRRTDRKGKTEYQVVLDQTPFYAESGGQIGDTGYLESDLSKVRVIDTKKENDLIVHTVLDLPEDLEASFISRIDHARRDQIRRNHTATHLLQAALREVVGSHVAQKGSLVNEKLLRFDFSHFTKVTDDQLRQVETLVNERIRQQIPLDERRNVPIAEAKELGATALFGEKYGDFVRVITFDKDFSVELCGGTHVRTTGDIGFFKITSESAVGAGVRRIEAVTAEAAEAYVNQQFDLLQQVREALGNPQHLLTSIEKQTEEIAGLRKQIEQFAQQSLNQQKDQLAAQVKPLNGVNFLAAQVQVNSADGLKTLAFNLRQAVPNLVLVLGAEIDGKPQLAVMLADELVAGGKLNASTLVRELAKEIQGGGGGQPFFATAGGKNAAGLSAAIRKAEELIANNKDIMPDMIF from the coding sequence ATGTCACTTCCTTCGGCCCACCACGTCCGCCAGCAATTCCTCGATTTTTTCGCTTCCAAAGGTCACCACATCGTGCCCTCAGCGCCTATTGTGGTAAAAGACGACCCGACGCTGCTGTTTATCAACTCGGGCATGGCCCCGTTCAAGGATTATTTCCTGGGCAACAAGCCCGCCCCCTTCAAGCGCATCGCCGATACGCAGAAGTGTCTGCGCGTATCAGGCAAGCACAACGACCTAGAGGAAGTAGGTTACGACACCTATCACCACACCATGTTTGAGATGCTCGGCAACTGGTCGTTTGGCGATTATTTCAAGAAAGACGCCATTGCCTGGGCCTGGGAGCTGCTCACGGAAGTATATAAGCTGCCCAAAGACCGCCTCTACGTCACCTACTTTGAAGGTGACCAGGGCGACGGCCTCGGCGCCGATACTGAGACTCAGGAGCTGTGGCGGCAGTACGTAGCTGAGGAGCGTATTATGCCCGGCAATAAGAAGGACAACTTTTGGGAAATGGGCGACACCGGCCCATGTGGTCCGTGCACCGAAATCCACATTGACTTACGCGACGAGGCCGAAGTAGCCCAGAAATCGGGTCGGGGGCTGGTGAACAATGACCATCCGCAGGTGGTGGAAATCTGGAACAATGTGTTCATGGAATTCCAGCGCCTGGCCGATAAGAGTTTAGTGAAGCTGCCGGCTCAACACGTCGATACGGGCATGGGCTTCGAGCGCCTGATGATGGCCGTGTCGGGCGTAAAGTCAAACTACGACACCGACGTTTTTCAGCCGCTGATTCAGTTTATTGCCTCCGAAGTGGGCTTGGAATACCACGGCACGGCCCCGGCCACCGTCAACGACCAGCCCACTACCGAAAACGAGAAAACGGATATTGCCATCCGCGTCATTGCCGACCACATCCGCACCATCAGCTTCACTATTGCTGATGGGCAGCTGCCGAGCAACGTGAAAGCTGGCTACGTGATTCGCCGTATTCTGCGTCGGGCCGTGCGCTATGCTTTCTCCTCGCTGAATCAGAAGCAGCCTTTCCTCTATAAGCTGGTGCCCGTGCTGGCCGACCAGATGCGCGGTATTTTTCCCGAGCTAAAGCAGCAGCAGCAGTTCGTGCAGCGCGTAATTGAGGAGGAAGAAATTGCCTTCCTGAAAACGCTGGAAAACGGCCTGCGCCGCCTGGATGCCTTGGAAGCAACTGCCAAAGCCAACGGCAACCGCATTGATGGCGCTACGGCGTTTGAGTTGTCGGATACGTTCGGTTTTCCGCTGGACCTTACCGCACTTATTGCCCGCGAGAAGGGCCTGACGGTGGATGAGGAAGGCTTTAAGAAGGAACTGGAAGCCCAGAAAAGCCGCTCGCGCAATGCACAGGAGGCCGAGCAGAGCGACTGGACCATCGTAACCGAATCGGAGGAGCAGCCGGCCTTTGTGGGCTACGACCTGCAGGAAGCGCCGGCCCGCATTCTGCGCTACCGCCGCACCGACCGCAAGGGCAAAACCGAGTATCAGGTGGTGCTGGACCAAACGCCGTTCTACGCCGAGTCTGGGGGGCAAATTGGCGACACGGGCTACCTGGAGTCGGATTTGTCGAAGGTGCGGGTGATTGACACGAAAAAGGAGAATGACCTCATCGTGCATACCGTCCTGGATTTGCCCGAAGATCTGGAGGCCAGCTTCATCAGCCGCATCGACCACGCCCGCCGCGACCAGATTCGGCGCAACCACACGGCCACGCACTTGCTACAAGCTGCTTTGCGCGAAGTGGTTGGCAGCCACGTTGCGCAGAAGGGCTCATTGGTAAACGAGAAGCTTCTGCGCTTCGACTTCAGCCACTTCACCAAAGTAACCGACGACCAACTGCGCCAGGTAGAAACGCTGGTGAATGAGCGCATCCGTCAGCAAATCCCGCTGGATGAGCGCCGCAACGTGCCGATTGCCGAAGCCAAAGAGCTGGGCGCTACGGCTTTGTTTGGGGAGAAGTACGGCGACTTTGTGCGGGTTATCACCTTCGACAAAGACTTCTCCGTAGAGCTTTGCGGCGGCACCCACGTGCGCACCACCGGCGACATTGGCTTCTTCAAAATCACCTCTGAATCGGCGGTTGGGGCCGGTGTGCGCCGCATCGAAGCCGTAACGGCTGAGGCTGCCGAGGCTTACGTGAACCAGCAATTCGACTTGCTCCAGCAGGTGCGCGAGGCGCTGGGCAACCCCCAGCATCTGCTGACTAGCATTGAGAAGCAAACCGAAGAAATTGCCGGCCTGCGCAAGCAGATCGAGCAATTTGCGCAGCAAAGCCTCAACCAGCAGAAGGACCAGCTTGCCGCACAAGTAAAGCCGTTGAACGGCGTAAACTTCCTAGCTGCCCAAGTGCAGGTCAATTCGGCCGACGGATTAAAGACGTTGGCGTTCAACCTACGCCAAGCTGTGCCCAACCTTGTGCTGGTGCTCGGTGCTGAAATCGACGGTAAGCCACAACTGGCCGTGATGCTGGCCGATGAGTTGGTTGCGGGGGGCAAATTGAACGCCTCCACACTGGTGCGCGAGCTAGCCAAGGAAATTCAGGGCGGCGGCGGCGGTCAGCCGTTCTTTGCCACGGCGGGGGGCAAAAATGCGGCTGGGCTAAGTGCGGCTATTAGGAAGGCGGAGGAGCTTATTGCTAATAACAAGGATATTATGCCAGATATGATTTTTTAG
- a CDS encoding energy transducer TonB, with amino-acid sequence MPDTTEQPRVAQSKLLKRGLGSRMRQGQSLPEDSISMVFFSQNSRYPSAAVQARAEAKVVIRLQVAPNGRVSRTSVVTLTPAPNPYRDGPVPAPALQALAEEAQRVFRMLRFEPGPQTSEEDLSANFSIQ; translated from the coding sequence GTGCCAGATACTACGGAGCAGCCCCGGGTGGCCCAATCTAAGCTGCTGAAACGCGGCCTGGGCAGCCGTATGCGCCAGGGGCAGTCGTTGCCCGAAGACAGCATCTCGATGGTGTTCTTCTCCCAAAATAGCCGCTACCCATCCGCCGCAGTCCAGGCGCGGGCCGAAGCCAAGGTAGTTATCCGGCTGCAAGTAGCGCCAAATGGGCGGGTGAGCCGGACTTCTGTAGTCACCCTCACGCCGGCACCCAATCCGTACCGCGACGGGCCAGTGCCAGCGCCCGCTCTGCAAGCGCTAGCTGAAGAGGCGCAGCGCGTGTTTCGAATGTTGCGTTTTGAGCCCGGTCCCCAAACCTCTGAGGAGGATTTGAGCGCAAACTTCTCTATTCAATAA
- a CDS encoding MerR family transcriptional regulator produces the protein MPYKERDIEKQYFTIGEVAAQFNVAPSLIRFWETEFEELRPRKSKKGNRLYTPQDIDIFRTIYHLVKERGYTIPGARDLMKQKGPQLKEKIDVIQSLEKVRKFMVTMKKELDAISKAQ, from the coding sequence ATGCCTTACAAAGAACGGGACATTGAAAAGCAGTACTTCACCATCGGCGAGGTAGCCGCGCAGTTCAACGTAGCGCCCTCGCTTATTCGCTTCTGGGAAACCGAATTTGAAGAATTGCGCCCCCGCAAAAGCAAAAAAGGCAACCGCCTCTACACGCCCCAGGACATAGATATCTTCCGCACCATCTATCACTTGGTGAAGGAACGCGGCTACACCATCCCCGGCGCACGGGATTTGATGAAGCAAAAAGGCCCCCAGCTCAAGGAGAAAATCGATGTGATTCAGAGCCTGGAAAAAGTGCGTAAATTCATGGTAACCATGAAGAAAGAGCTGGATGCTATCAGCAAGGCGCAGTAA
- a CDS encoding aminotransferase class IV, giving the protein MSYLIYNGQLLEESTFSFPLPNRGLFYNDGFFETLIWTDGGVRLLPFHIARMQAAAAALHLTLPNELRTLQGLGAFLSN; this is encoded by the coding sequence GTGTCCTACCTCATCTACAACGGCCAGCTGCTTGAGGAAAGCACGTTCTCCTTTCCCTTGCCCAATCGGGGCTTATTTTACAACGACGGCTTTTTTGAAACGCTGATCTGGACCGATGGCGGTGTACGTCTCCTGCCCTTTCACATAGCCCGGATGCAGGCCGCAGCAGCGGCACTACACCTGACCTTACCGAATGAATTACGCACGCTGCAGGGCTTGGGGGCATTTTTAAGCAATTAA
- a CDS encoding AhpC/TSA family protein, translated as MMKKMKSILLFAAVLGMANACSRATAPTSDAADTAATGEGYQITGQLTNAPAGTKVYLAELGETQFISRDTATVDEKGGFTLKGNVPEAGLYQLKTDDANQVLLALNSGSQIQLNGDATQLGTSYTVKGSPDSELMQRLMREMDKTKKTVEGLGERYNQAAQVGREDTMRAIRERFTTVQSRNIASIKSLVRQNPNSVVSAFVVGNVLNPDEQFAFADSMATQFKKTLPDSRYTQSLVTRLDVLRPTAVGVVAPEIQLASPAGAPVALSSLRGKYVLIDFWASWCGPCRQENPNVVRMYNKYKSKGFEIYGVSFDQDKTKWEKAIAKDGLTWTHVSDLKGWESAAGQTYGVKSIPQTILLDPQGRIIAKNLRGEELEEKLKSVLAVN; from the coding sequence ATGATGAAGAAAATGAAGAGCATTCTGCTATTTGCCGCCGTGCTAGGCATGGCTAATGCCTGTAGCCGGGCTACGGCTCCTACGTCGGATGCGGCTGATACAGCTGCTACCGGCGAAGGCTATCAGATTACGGGCCAGTTGACCAACGCTCCGGCCGGAACGAAGGTATATCTGGCTGAACTGGGCGAAACTCAATTTATTTCCCGCGATACAGCCACCGTTGACGAGAAAGGTGGTTTTACCCTGAAAGGTAACGTGCCGGAAGCTGGCTTATATCAGCTCAAAACCGACGATGCCAACCAGGTACTGCTGGCGCTCAACAGTGGCAGCCAGATACAGCTAAATGGCGATGCCACCCAACTCGGCACCAGCTACACGGTGAAGGGCTCACCCGATTCGGAGCTGATGCAGCGCCTGATGCGTGAGATGGACAAAACCAAAAAGACAGTGGAAGGCCTGGGCGAGCGTTACAACCAGGCGGCGCAGGTGGGCCGCGAGGACACCATGCGCGCCATCAGGGAGCGTTTCACAACGGTGCAGTCCCGCAATATTGCCAGCATCAAGAGCCTTGTGCGGCAGAATCCCAATTCGGTCGTGTCGGCTTTCGTGGTGGGCAACGTCCTGAATCCGGATGAGCAGTTTGCATTTGCTGATTCTATGGCCACGCAGTTCAAGAAAACCTTGCCCGACTCGCGCTACACCCAGTCGCTGGTGACGCGGCTGGATGTGCTGCGCCCCACAGCAGTGGGCGTGGTTGCTCCCGAGATTCAACTGGCCTCGCCGGCCGGGGCGCCCGTGGCGCTGAGCAGCCTCCGGGGTAAGTATGTGCTCATCGACTTCTGGGCTTCGTGGTGCGGCCCCTGCCGTCAGGAAAACCCGAATGTGGTGCGTATGTACAATAAGTACAAGAGCAAAGGCTTCGAGATTTATGGCGTTTCCTTCGACCAGGATAAAACCAAGTGGGAGAAAGCCATTGCCAAAGATGGTCTTACTTGGACCCACGTTTCGGACCTGAAAGGCTGGGAGAGTGCCGCCGGCCAAACGTATGGCGTGAAGTCCATTCCTCAGACAATTCTGCTGGATCCACAGGGTCGCATCATCGCTAAAAACCTGCGTGGTGAAGAGTTGGAGGAAAAGCTGAAGTCAGTGTTGGCAGTGAATTAA
- a CDS encoding acyl-CoA thioesterase: MRKQKPVKDSFVNMTELVLPNDTNTLNNLMGGRMMHLMDIAAAISAQKHSNRIVVTASVDNVSFSAGIRLGNVVTLQAQVTRSFSSSMEVHIDVWAEDIPTGTKVKSNEAFFTFVAVDQSGRPIDVPEAVAETEEEIKLYDGALRRRQLRLVLGGRMKPEEASELKALFDLD; the protein is encoded by the coding sequence ATGCGCAAACAGAAGCCCGTCAAAGACTCGTTCGTGAACATGACCGAGTTGGTGCTGCCCAACGATACCAACACGCTCAACAACCTGATGGGCGGCCGCATGATGCACCTGATGGACATTGCCGCCGCTATTTCGGCCCAAAAACACTCCAACCGCATCGTCGTGACGGCCTCCGTCGATAATGTATCGTTCAGCGCCGGCATTCGCCTCGGCAACGTGGTGACCCTGCAGGCCCAGGTGACGCGCTCCTTTAGCTCGTCGATGGAAGTGCACATCGACGTGTGGGCTGAGGACATCCCAACGGGCACCAAAGTAAAGTCCAACGAAGCCTTCTTCACCTTCGTGGCCGTCGATCAGTCGGGCCGCCCGATTGATGTGCCGGAAGCCGTAGCCGAAACAGAAGAGGAAATTAAGCTGTACGACGGTGCTTTGCGGCGGCGGCAGCTACGCTTGGTACTCGGTGGGCGCATGAAGCCTGAGGAAGCCTCGGAGCTAAAAGCACTTTTCGATTTGGATTAA
- a CDS encoding energy transducer TonB has translation MKSILLAITLMTFGSLHAQQIPSKKVEYFTKNWKKVDTIAEAAYWTETVYQDSIQATARTFYVSGKPKSFVEYENARRRIMNGVSETWYENGQLQVREHWLHGDRQGELLTYYADGILKRREQFSDGKSAGGECFDAQGKLVPFFDYEIMPTYPGGSEALRQFIALNIQYPTKALRQAIKGQVQIGFSVDSTGQMQNIRIVKSVHPLVDAEALRVMHYTARWTPAQQDGRPVEVSFIVPINFNIGETKLFKSKK, from the coding sequence GTGAAATCAATACTTTTGGCTATTACCCTAATGACTTTCGGTTCATTGCATGCACAGCAAATTCCAAGTAAAAAAGTAGAATACTTCACTAAAAACTGGAAAAAAGTAGACACGATAGCTGAAGCTGCATATTGGACAGAAACCGTTTACCAAGATAGTATTCAGGCTACTGCTCGAACTTTCTACGTTAGCGGGAAACCTAAATCATTTGTCGAGTATGAAAATGCTCGGCGTAGAATTATGAATGGCGTTAGTGAAACTTGGTATGAAAACGGGCAGCTTCAAGTGCGTGAACATTGGCTACACGGTGACAGGCAGGGTGAACTACTCACCTATTATGCGGATGGCATACTAAAACGACGGGAGCAATTCTCTGATGGGAAAAGCGCCGGTGGAGAATGTTTCGATGCGCAAGGTAAACTTGTTCCATTCTTCGATTACGAAATTATGCCTACTTATCCGGGAGGTTCAGAAGCCTTGAGGCAATTTATTGCCTTGAATATACAGTACCCAACAAAGGCTTTGCGGCAGGCCATAAAAGGTCAAGTGCAGATCGGATTTAGTGTTGATTCTACTGGACAGATGCAGAATATAAGAATAGTAAAAAGTGTACATCCATTAGTAGATGCAGAAGCTCTACGAGTGATGCATTATACGGCACGCTGGACACCAGCTCAACAAGATGGGCGACCCGTTGAGGTTAGTTTTATAGTGCCTATTAACTTTAATATCGGCGAGACAAAACTCTTTAAGTCTAAAAAATAA
- a CDS encoding aminotransferase class IV, translating into MARLRLQMWRAGAGLYTPATSSVDYLLTATAYEPAPTTGARADVSQQVRTHISPLSFCKGPHTLTYVLAARERADRGLDEILLLDNAGYVAEAGAAAIFWIKNDCLYTPALRTGCVAGVRRAHLLRTAQAHGLAISEGLYLPEELLDATCVFTANVATIRPITQIGDTTFSTEPSALYTQLQRWEADYLFS; encoded by the coding sequence GTGGCTCGCCTGCGTCTGCAGATGTGGCGGGCGGGCGCCGGCTTATACACACCGGCTACATCATCCGTCGACTACCTGCTTACCGCTACGGCCTATGAGCCGGCCCCGACTACCGGCGCCCGCGCCGATGTTAGCCAGCAGGTGCGCACCCATATCTCGCCGCTGAGCTTCTGCAAAGGCCCCCATACCCTTACTTACGTGTTGGCCGCCCGCGAACGAGCTGACCGTGGCCTCGACGAAATACTGCTACTAGATAATGCCGGCTACGTTGCCGAAGCCGGAGCAGCCGCTATCTTCTGGATTAAGAATGATTGCCTTTATACGCCGGCGCTACGCACTGGCTGCGTGGCCGGAGTGCGCCGGGCTCATCTTCTGCGCACCGCGCAGGCGCATGGGTTAGCCATTTCTGAAGGGCTATATTTACCCGAAGAGTTGCTGGATGCCACTTGTGTATTTACCGCCAACGTCGCGACAATACGCCCAATTACTCAAATAGGCGACACTACATTCTCCACCGAGCCGTCTGCGTTATACACCCAGCTTCAGCGTTGGGAAGCCGACTATTTATTCAGCTGA
- the gatB gene encoding Asp-tRNA(Asn)/Glu-tRNA(Gln) amidotransferase subunit GatB, giving the protein MDEAIKSKYQPVIGLEVHAQLLTHSKMYSSDENEYGALPNHNLSVITLGHPGTLPKVNYTAVEFAMKMGLATNCHITRDNLFARKNYFYPDLPKGYQITQDKTPICTQGHVPIRLSDGTTREIGVTRIHMEEDAGKSMHLAGEVETLVDLNRAGVPLIEIVSEPDIRNAEEAYAYLAEIKKLVVYLGVCDGNMEEGSLRCDANISVMLKGADKFGTKVEVKNMNSFRNVQRAIEHEIERQIAILEAGETIDSETRGFDAASGTTSGQRSKETMNDYRYFPEPDLPPVVIDDAWLHRVQAELPALPQQLYARFTGELGLSDYDASVLTDQKDVALFFDELTRQTTNAKAAANWVMGPVKSYLNERALPMAEFPLTTQHLADIIQLIDENKISHSVASKQLFPYLLENPSKNAPQAAQEQNLLQESDEAGLLAMVEQVLAANPGKVAEYRAGKKALTGMFMGELMKLTGGKADPKAANQLLRQKLDASA; this is encoded by the coding sequence ATGGACGAAGCAATAAAATCAAAATACCAGCCTGTCATCGGGTTGGAAGTGCACGCGCAGCTGCTCACGCACAGCAAAATGTACTCATCAGATGAGAATGAGTACGGCGCCCTGCCCAATCATAACCTCTCGGTAATTACCCTGGGCCACCCCGGCACGCTGCCAAAGGTGAACTATACGGCTGTGGAGTTTGCCATGAAAATGGGCCTGGCTACCAACTGCCACATTACCCGCGACAACCTGTTTGCGCGCAAAAACTACTTCTATCCCGACCTTCCCAAGGGCTACCAGATCACCCAGGACAAAACCCCGATCTGCACCCAGGGCCACGTTCCGATTCGGTTGAGCGACGGCACGACGCGGGAAATCGGCGTGACGCGCATTCATATGGAGGAAGACGCGGGCAAATCCATGCACTTGGCGGGCGAGGTGGAAACGCTGGTAGACCTGAACCGCGCCGGTGTACCGCTGATCGAGATTGTGTCGGAGCCGGACATTCGCAACGCGGAGGAAGCCTACGCTTATCTGGCCGAAATCAAAAAGCTGGTGGTGTATCTGGGCGTGTGCGACGGCAACATGGAGGAAGGCTCCCTGCGTTGCGACGCCAATATTTCGGTCATGCTCAAAGGCGCCGACAAGTTCGGAACCAAGGTGGAGGTGAAGAACATGAACTCCTTCCGCAACGTGCAGCGGGCCATTGAGCACGAGATTGAACGGCAGATTGCCATCCTGGAAGCCGGCGAAACCATCGACAGCGAAACGCGCGGCTTCGACGCGGCCTCAGGCACTACCAGCGGGCAGCGGAGCAAGGAGACGATGAACGACTACCGGTACTTCCCGGAGCCGGATTTGCCCCCCGTGGTTATCGATGATGCTTGGCTACACCGCGTGCAGGCCGAATTGCCGGCCTTGCCCCAGCAGCTTTACGCCCGCTTCACCGGCGAACTGGGCCTATCGGACTACGACGCCTCAGTATTGACGGATCAGAAGGATGTGGCCTTGTTTTTCGACGAGCTGACTCGCCAAACGACCAACGCCAAAGCCGCCGCCAACTGGGTGATGGGACCGGTGAAGTCGTACCTGAATGAGCGCGCCCTGCCGATGGCTGAGTTTCCGCTCACTACGCAGCATTTGGCCGACATCATTCAGCTTATCGACGAGAATAAGATCAGTCACTCGGTCGCCTCCAAGCAGCTGTTTCCGTATTTGCTCGAAAACCCTAGCAAAAATGCCCCCCAGGCCGCCCAGGAGCAGAACTTGCTGCAAGAGTCGGACGAGGCGGGCTTGCTGGCGATGGTGGAGCAGGTATTAGCTGCGAACCCCGGCAAAGTGGCGGAGTACCGCGCCGGCAAAAAGGCCCTAACCGGCATGTTTATGGGCGAGCTGATGAAGCTGACGGGCGGCAAAGCCGACCCGAAAGCTGCTAATCAATTGCTGCGTCAGAAGCTAGACGCCAGCGCGTGA